In Pseudomonas saponiphila, the genomic stretch GCCAGCAGCACAACCTGCTGCTGACCGGCCCGACCGGTGCCGGCAAAACCTGGCTGGCCTGCGCCCTGGGCAACCAGGCCTGCCGCCAGGGCTATAGCACCCTGTACCTGCGCACCCCGCGCCTGCTGGAACAACTGCGCATCGCTCATGGCGACGGCAGCTTCGGCCGTACCCTGCAACAGCTGGCAAAGGTCGACGTCCTGGTGCTGGACGACTGGGCGCTAGCCCCGCTGGAGGAAGGAGCCCGGCATGACCTGCTGGAGGTGATCGACGACCGCGCTGGCAGCCGCTCCACCATCCTGACGAGCCAACTGCCCATCGAGCACTGGCACGGCTGGATCAACGACCCGACCCTGGCCGATGCCATCCTCGACCGCCTGGTGCACAACGCCTACCGACTGACGATGAAAGGCGAGTCGCTGCGCCGAAAAAAAGCCGAGGAACAAGCCGCATCGTGACCGATGCGATTACAATCCAGAACCCGCGCAACCGGGGTGGAAGCACCGGTCACGTATTAGCGAAACGCTCGGTCACGTTCACCGAAATCCGCAGCGCTACTTCAAGTTCGTTGAGGAATTTCCGATGACGGTGACCGGCAAGATCCAGAAATTCCGCATGCGCGAGATCAGCATCGAGGAGCTGCGCGAGCAGGTGGGTAAGGTCTGAGCCTTGCTGGGGCGTGCATCTGTACCGGTGCACGCTTTTGGGGCGAGGAAGGGCGGGTAAAGTCGAATCGCGAAAAGCACAAAGGGGAGCCGAAGCTCCCCTTTAATGTGTCGTTGCGTGCTCTTTTTTTATTATTGAGGGGCGGTCTGTTGTTGTTTTTGGCAACCGTGGCCCTTTGCTGCTGTTTTGGGTGATCCCCATCCGGGATCAAGAGCAAACGTATTTTTTTGAGCGCTGATCCAATGTGTCGCCAGGGCGATCCAACCAGTTCGGGAGCTACCTCAGGGTAGTTTTATTGTTCTCTGACCGGTTGCGGGTGGCTCTTGCAAGCCCTCCTGCACACTACATCCTCTCCAAAAAAATCTGTTAGCTGCGTCTCTGTCGTGTTGTTTTTGTTATGTCAGAGTCGTTACGTCTTATTTTTATTAGGTTTGCTGCTTTTTATTCTTGTTATGCCATAGAGATAGCAGAAGCCGTGCCAACTTTTTAAAATCCTTTTAAATCAATAACTTGATGATTTTGTAGGACAACCTGTGCTGCAAGAAAATCGACAAACTGTTTCCGTGTTACTCGTTCCAGCCGCGGTTCAGAGCGGCCGGTAACACCCGGCCGCACATTGGCTCATCCGGCGTTACGTGCCTTGGCCACCCGGGAACCGCTGGGACGCCCCAGTACCGCGCAGATCTGCCGGCCAGCGTCGATCAGGCGGTCCATGTCGATACCCGTGTGAATGCCCAGACCGTTGAGCAGGTACAGCACGTCTTCGGTGGCAACGTTACCGCTGGCGCCATTGGCATAGGGGCAGCCGCCGAGGCCAGCGATCGAGCTGTCGAACACCGCGATGCCCTCCAGCAGGCTGGCGTAGACGTTGGCCAGGGCCTGGCCATAGGTGTCGTGAAAGTGACCGGCGAGCTTGTCCCGTGGCACCTGGGCACCCACCACGTCGAACAGGTTGCGGGTGGCGCCGGCGGTGCCGGTGCCGATGGTGTCACCCAGGGACACCTCATAGCAGCCCATGGCATAGAGTTCGCGGGCTACCAGGGCGACTTGTTCCGCAGCCACTTGGCCTTCATAAGGACAGCCCAGTACGCAGGACACGTAGCCGCGCACGCTGATCCCGTGCTGTTTGGCCGCGTCCATGATCGGTACGAAGCGCTCCAGGCTCTCGCTAATGGAGCAATTGATGTTGCGCTGGGAGAACGACTCCGACGCGGCGGCGAACACCGCGACTTCCTTGACTCCCGCTGCCAGAGCGTCCTCGAAGCCCCGTAGGTTCGGCGCCAGCGCGCCGTAGACTACCCCCGGCTTGCGCTGGATGCGGGCAAACACTTCGGCCGAGCCGGCCATCTGCGGCACCCACTTGGGCGAGACGAAACTGCCGACTTCTATATAGCCCAGGCCCGCTGCGGTCAGCGCGTCGACCAGTTGCACCTTGTCGTCGACGCTGATGCGCAGGGCTTCGTTCTGCAGGCCATCGCGGGGGCCGACTTCGATCAGGCGTACATGGCTGGGGAGTGACATACAGGTTCACCTTCTAATGGAGGAGGGCGGTTGCCGGCGCGAGCCGCGCAGGTGTCCCGGGGATTATTGGGCAGGGTGCTTCTGGTTCTGGAGGGTCTGTTGCAGTGCCTGGGTGCAGCGCTCTTCGGCGGTGTCCAGTTCCAGCTTCATCTGTTCGATGTCGAGCAACTGCTGTTCAAGCTGCTCACGGCGCTCGCTGATCTTGGCCAGCATGCTGTGCAACTGTTTGAGGTTGCCGCTGCTGGGGTCATAGAGTTCGATCAGTTCACGGCATTCGGCCAGGGAAAAACCGATGCGCTTGCCCCGCAGGATCAGCTTCAGGCTGACCTTGTCCCGGGGTGAGTAGATGCGTTCCTGACCGCGGCGCTCGGGGGCCAGCAGGCCTTGTTCTTCATAGAAGCGGATGGCCCGGGTGGTGATGTCGAGCTCGCGGGCGAGGTCGGAGATGCTGTAGGTCTGACTGCTCATGGAGGCGCTCAAGGTGGGACTTGGCGCTAAGCTAAAGGCAGGTTTACGTATACGTCAAGCAATCCGCTCCTATCCCGTGCGCCGGCAAGCCGACTCCTGCTGTGAGGGC encodes the following:
- a CDS encoding hydroxymethylglutaryl-CoA lyase is translated as MSLPSHVRLIEVGPRDGLQNEALRISVDDKVQLVDALTAAGLGYIEVGSFVSPKWVPQMAGSAEVFARIQRKPGVVYGALAPNLRGFEDALAAGVKEVAVFAAASESFSQRNINCSISESLERFVPIMDAAKQHGISVRGYVSCVLGCPYEGQVAAEQVALVARELYAMGCYEVSLGDTIGTGTAGATRNLFDVVGAQVPRDKLAGHFHDTYGQALANVYASLLEGIAVFDSSIAGLGGCPYANGASGNVATEDVLYLLNGLGIHTGIDMDRLIDAGRQICAVLGRPSGSRVAKARNAG
- the istB gene encoding IS21-like element IS1474 family helper ATPase IstB translates to MMPQHTLNQLHQLRLDGMARALEEQWTLPASHSLSFDERLGLLLDRELAWRDNQRLVRLRKKAKLKYANACLEDLDRRTGRALDERLIATLASGDWIRQQHNLLLTGPTGAGKTWLACALGNQACRQGYSTLYLRTPRLLEQLRIAHGDGSFGRTLQQLAKVDVLVLDDWALAPLEEGARHDLLEVIDDRAGSRSTILTSQLPIEHWHGWINDPTLADAILDRLVHNAYRLTMKGESLRRKKAEEQAAS
- a CDS encoding MerR family transcriptional regulator, whose product is MSSQTYSISDLARELDITTRAIRFYEEQGLLAPERRGQERIYSPRDKVSLKLILRGKRIGFSLAECRELIELYDPSSGNLKQLHSMLAKISERREQLEQQLLDIEQMKLELDTAEERCTQALQQTLQNQKHPAQ